The DNA window GCAGCTGTTGAACCAGGTGAGGTTGCCGACCAGGGTTTGAGCCAGGGCCGAAGCCGACAGCCATTTGCCCACCAGGTGGAGCAGGCAAAAGGGTAAGTAGCAGCCCAGGTAGACCAGGAACATGGCGAAGCACATGGCTGTCACCCTGGAGAACTCAGCCTCCTTGCCCCGCCTGCCCCTGGACTTCCTGGCCTGCACCAGGCTGCCTTCTCTCTCGCCCTCGTTCCTCCGCGCCCCGTAGCTGCTCAGGGCCTGCGACACTTTCCTCATCCTGCGGTGTATCAGCAGGTAGAAGACCCCAATGGAGGAGAGGCCCAGGCCGAAGGTGAGGCCGTGCAGGATGCTGGTGTAAGGCCTGCCCCGCCGACGGTTGAACGAGCAGGTGCACACTGCGGGCAGGAACTCAAAGACATCCCAGAAGGGGGCCAGGCAGGTGAAAGAAAGCATCCAGGGCAGGCCCAGCCACAGAGGCAGAGCCAGGGGGCGGAAAGCCCGACGGAATGCTTCAGGCCTGGTCACCAGGGCATAGCGGCTGCCAGCCACCAGGCCCATGCTGAGGATGGAGACCAGGTTGAGGGTGAAGAGCAACAGGCCAAAGACCTGGCAGGGTGCCCGGCCCCAGTTCCAGGCCTCCTGCATGTAGGTGTGGATGGTGACGGGCTGCAGGAGGGCGCAGTAGGCCAGGTCCGCCAGCGTCAGATTGAGGATGAGCAGGTTGAAGGTGGTGCGGAGGCGAGGGTCCAGCACGAAGGCCAGGATGGTCAGCCCGTTGCCCAGGGTGCCCACAGCACACACTGCCATTCCCAGGAAGGCCCCGAAGTGGCGGTACTCCGAGGCGGATGCATCGCAGGTCAGCAAGGCCCAGCTGTCATTGGTGACCATTGGTCCCAGCTGAGATGAGGCCtaggaacatagaacatagaacactacagcacagtacaggcccttctcccCTCGATGCTGTGCCAACCCAGATATCCCTGAACGGTTGGCGTAGCAAtgagcgcaacacctttacagcaccattgatcaggattggggttcaaatcctgtcctGTCTGTGAGGgactggtacattctccccatggattttccccgggatgggtgctccagtttcctcccaccgttcgaaacgtactggtgGTTAtcggttaattggctgtaaatagggtggcacggactcgtgggctgaaatggcccgttaatgtgctgaatgtctaagaaaaatttaaataaattttagaaAGTACTGCACCCTCCCAACCCTGtaaccctatatttttcttccattcatgttcctgtctaagagtctcttaaatgcccccaatgttccagcctccaccactacccctagcaaggcattccaggcccccacaactctctgtataaaaaaacttacccctgatctctcccttaaacttccctcccttcactgtacggacgtcctctggtgtttgctgatcctgccctgggaaacaggtgctgactgtccaccctatctatgcctctcataatcttgtagacctctatcaagtctcctcccatccttctacgctttaaagagaaaagtcccataacctggcctcataagacttgtttcccaatccaggcaacatcctgataaatctcctctgccccctctccatagtgtccacatccttcctgaaatgaggtgaccagaactgaacacaatattccaagtgtggtctccccAACATCCTGGAGAGTTGTAACGGGACGTCCTGCTCCTGGACTCAGCGCCCTGACCCATGAAGCAAGTGTGTCAAACCCCTTCTTCACCCCGAGAATCCCAGAGCCATATTgcacaaaacaggccattcggcccaccgTCTGTGCAGGCATCCACATCTGTTAATCCTACCGCCCTCTGCTGGTCTGCACACTTCCTAAACACTGTCAGTTACCCtgcttctccccctctccccagcaGTATGGTCCAGGTTCTCACCATTCtcgggagtgggggtggggggtggggagaaagccCTCCTTCACATCCCCTCTCAATCTCTTCTCCCTCACCCAAAATCGGTCCTTTCAATCCACCTCTGATCTGTGGGATTTATACCCCTCGATCACATCCCCTTCACCCTCCTGTGTTTCAGGGAGTAGGGACCAAGTCACTCCGCTCTTCCCGTCAATGGGACACTGTCCTGgaacaacctggtgaatctcctctgccaccTCTCCTACACAACCTCCCCCTGTACCCATTCCCCTCAACCCCTACGTCTTACCAAATATCCTTCAATACATCAGTGATTGGGCCCCCAGCATCCTCAGAGGCAGGGATCTCATCCCTGCCTCTGAGAGGAGACGCACCCCCCGACCTGTTTTAATCGACCGGCCCCTGATCCTGTCCCTCTATCCCCTCCTTTGGGTCCCTCCCACACCTCCCTCCAAGTCTTTCCTGCTGATCCTCCTCAGGATGGGAGCCCTTCGTCTTTCAAAGCTCCAAGGATCACAAGCCCCAACCTGTCCAGTCCCTGTCAAAGGGACCCCCTCTTTCCGGGAATTGCAGACCCAGGTCTCccgggtgtgtggggggggggggggggtgggggggggggctggagtgTGTACCTGCTTTCGGAGATGCTCTGCCAAGGCCTCCACGTATCTACTGTTGGTACACCAATAAAGCCCCACCCAATCTAATCCCCCTGTAATACCCCATCCAGTCTAATCCCCCTTGTAATACCCCACCCAGTCTCATCCCACCTGTAATACCCCACCCAGTCTAATCCCACCTGTAATACCCCACCCAGTCTAATCCTCCTGTAATACCTAACCAGTCTAATCCCACCTGTAATTTCCCCATCCAGTCTAATCCCCCCTGTAATACCCCACCCACACTAATCCCCCTGTAATACCCCAACTGGTCTAAACCCCTGTATACCCCACCTAGTCTAATCCCCTGTAATACCCCACCCAATCTAATCCTGCCTGTAATACCCAACCTAGTCTGTTCCACCTGTTATACCCCACAGAATAATCAATCCTGTAATACCCCACCCAGTCTAATCCCCCCTGTAATACCCCACAGAATAATCAAGCCTGTAATACCCCACCCACACTAATCTCCCTGTAATACCCCACCCGGTCTAATCCCCTGTAATACCCCACCAGTCTAATCCCCCTGTAATACCCCACCCAGTCTAATCCCGCCTGTAATACCCCACTCAGTATAATCAAGCCTGTAATACCCCACCCACACTAATCCCCCTGTAATACTCCACCCAGTCTAATCTCCCTGTAATACCCCACCCAGTCTAATCCCCCTGTAATACCCCACCCAGTCTAATCCCGACTGTAATACCCCACTCAGTATAATCAAGCCTGTAATACCCCACCCACACTAATCCCCCTGTAATACCCCAACTGGTCTAAACCCCTGTATACCCCACCTAGTCAAATCCCCTGTAATACCCCAACTGGTCTAAACCCCTGTATACCCCACCTAGTCAAATCCCCTGTAATACCCCAACTGATCTAAACCCCTGTATACCCCACCTAGTCTAATCCCCTGTAATATCCCACCCAATCTGTTTCACCTGTAATACCCCACAGAATAATCAAGCCTGTAATACCCCACCCAGTCTAATCCCCCCCTGTAATACCCCACAGAATAATCAAGCCTGTAATACCCCACTCAGTCTAATCCCCCCCCTGTAATACCCCACCCACACTAATCCCCCTGTAATACCCCACCCGGTCTAATCCCCTGTAATATCCCACCCAGTCTAATCTCCCTGTAATACCCCACCCAGTCTAATCCCCCTGTAATACCCCACCCAGTCTAATCCCCCTGTAATACCCCACCCAGTCTAATCCCCCTGTAATACCCCACCCAGTCTAATCCCCCTGTAATACCCCACCCAGTCTAATCCCCCTGTAATACCCCACCCAGTCTAATCCCCCTGTAATACCCCACCCAGTCTAATCCCCCTGTAATACCCCACCCAGTCTAATACCCCTGTAATACCCCACCCAGTCTAATCCCGCCTGCAATACCCCACTCAGTATAATCAAGCCTGTAATACCCCACCCAGTCTAATCCCGCCTGTAATACCCCACTCAGTATAATCAAGCCTGTAATACCCCACCCAGTCTAATCCCGCCTGTAATACCCCACTCAGTATAATCAAGCCTGTAATACCCCACCCAGTCTAATCCCCCTGTAATACTCCACCCAGTCTAATTCCCCCTGTAATACCCCACCCAGTCTAATCCCGCCTGTAATATCCCACTCAGTATAATCAAGCCTGTAATACCCCACCCAGTctaatctcttccccccccccaccccgttcatCTCATTTACCTGCATTAATGTGATGTCTCTCATTCGAACCATGTACACAGCCACCAGTTTCTGTCTGTTTTATCCCCTCCAAGGATTCTTTGTTGCAATCCAGGATGCATTTCACAATGATGGTGGTGGAATGTGGTCAGtagagggggagggagtgtgggaggtAGGGTGTGGGAGGGTGAGGCAGATTGGTTGGGAGAGGGGGCTGAGGGGAGAaagggtgaggggagagggagagagggggctgaggGGAAAGTGGGGTGATGGGAGAGGAGAGGGGCTGAGGGGAGAATGAGAGAGGGggctgaggggagagggagaaagaggggtCGAGGGAAGGGTAAAGGGGAGAGGGGGTTGAGGGGAGAAGggtgtgagggggagagggaagggtagaGGGGGCTGACTGGAGGGGGAGAGGCTTGAGGGAAGGGTAGATGGGgctgtggagagggagaggggagaagtggggtggagaggagtgagggagagggggttgAGAGAAGAGGGACGGGGAAGGGGGAAATGCAGTGCGAAGCCTGCAGTACCGGAATGCCGCCAGTCGGGAGCAGCAGATCATCGCTCATGACCACGCTGGCGTCGGCCGTTCGGTCCCCTTGGAGTGTGGTGGTATCCACGGAGTCGGGGGTCAATCTCCAGGGTGAGGAAGGGTCAATCCCCAGGTTAGGGGATCAATCCCAAGGGGCAGTCAATTCCCgggtaggggggggggtgtgtcaatcgccaagggggggagggggttttaaTCCGAGGTGGGTAATTACTCATGCCTGGGGtcttgctgaactattattctgccgcgtcccactgacctgcacccagtccagatccctccatacccctcccatccatggacctgagcccccattcaccacttcagctggcagcttgctgCACACTCCACTACGctatgtgaagaagttcagaatcagattcagaatgtATTGTTCCGACAGCATCACTGGGCAAACATTtttaaccaccttacaaaatgaataaaaatagtgcatgaaaagtcaggcagtgtctttggttcgttgatcattcagtaatctgatggcagcggggaagaagctgttcttgtgccgctgggtgctcgtctttgggctcctgtaccttttaccccgATGGTAGTAAAGTGAAGAGGgcccggcctgggtggtggggtctttgaggataaaggctgctttcttaagacaacgCTTCATGTCAATgttttcgatggagtgaagtctggtgtctgtgatgctgcagggcgagttaacaaccctctggagtttattcttgtcctgagagttggtgcctccataccaggcagtgatgcaaccagctagaatgctccccacggtccacctgtagaagtttacgagtgtctttggtgacaatattgaatctcctcagacacctcaaagtatagccgctggcgaggtTTCTTTGTAAATGCATCaacgtggagactccaggacagattctcggagatgttgaccccccaGGAATTcggaagctcttgaccctctccatgactgagcccttgatgaggactgggtcagtTCCCCGACTTCCtcttgaagcccacaatcatctccttggttttgctgacattgagcgcaaggttgtcgtCATGACACCATAAATCCCAGTTTAGTGTTAGACCAAGGGAGGACTTGTATTTAATCCCTTTAATGAGAGTTATTCCCATGGATGAATGGTGGTTAAACCCTGGGAAAGAGACCATTAATCCCAGTGTTGCTTTGTAAGCAACAAATGAAGGCTTCACTTCCACAAAGAGCAAAAGACTTCTGGAATATAAGTGCAGGTATCGACCAAGCCAAGGTTAGGCTCCAACAGGCAGAATACAGGATCAGGGATGCAAGGCCACATCAGTGATCAGACCATCCCAGTGGTCTGAGAGGCTGTGAAAGACCTTTAATCGACTGCTTAGGATGCAAAACCTGACACAAACATGTGTGAAAATGTCACCTGGAGAAAAGTGCacagaattagaggaggggaaggaaagttgCACTTCAGCAGCTGGGTGGGGGGGCAGAGATGGGGGTGGATGGGCTGAGGAGTGGGCAAAATCCAAAACATTGGTGGAAGTGAGGAGGTGGAcaagacagagggagagggagtgccAGAATGGATgagaggcagggagagggagagagatacagccagtgtctttctctctccctctcactctcactctctctctccatttacctctcccctttctcctccaCTTTCCTCACTTCTCTCTCCCATTCCTTTAATCCTATTTCCACACTCTCTCGCTCCTGCACTCTCTTTATCCATCCATGGTGTTCTCTCCCTTTCCACTTCCTAATtagctctatttttctttctatctctctgtcctctctctctttttccttctttctgtCTCAAGCCTCACTTTATCCCCACAGTCTTTGAATGTGTGAC is part of the Narcine bancroftii isolate sNarBan1 chromosome 12, sNarBan1.hap1, whole genome shotgun sequence genome and encodes:
- the LOC138747188 gene encoding G-protein coupled receptor 84-like, with product MVRMRDITLMQASSQLGPMVTNDSWALLTCDASASEYRHFGAFLGMAVCAVGTLGNGLTILAFVLDPRLRTTFNLLILNLTLADLAYCALLQPVTIHTYMQEAWNWGRAPCQVFGLLLFTLNLVSILSMGLVAGSRYALVTRPEAFRRAFRPLALPLWLGLPWMLSFTCLAPFWDVFEFLPAVCTCSFNRRRGRPYTSILHGLTFGLGLSSIGVFYLLIHRRMRKVSQALSSYGARRNEGEREGSLVQARKSRGRRGKEAEFSRVTAMCFAMFLVYLGCYLPFCLLHLVGKWLSASALAQTLVGNLTWFNSCLNPLLYAAMNRQFRQGYQAVFQRLACWAVGRGAASRTQGSSGGRPSRVSEPGNGLRLGGGSRAGEGGL